The following proteins come from a genomic window of Frankia casuarinae:
- a CDS encoding type I polyketide synthase yields MSKQRKSDDRLPRVSPDLADPIRPVLVEQLTNSDITVTTTDDSANDAPVKKADQTIRADPSKGSGERTRDAGGNTSSAVAVIGIGCRLPGGVGSAASLWDFLRDGRDAVTDVPSERWSEASREASQAETDRNVLWRGGFLSEDVGAFDPEAFGIDPTEAELIDPQHRLLLEVVQEGFEHAGLPTDDLVGSSTAVFVGMSNLDHMLHAHQLPSGGGPYFVPGNQAGPASGRISHVFGLRGPSMTVDTSCSTGLATVYLACNSLRQDECDLAITGAVNLLLSPRTFLAYNELGVLSPTGRCFSFDERADGYVRAEGCVVLVLKRLDDAMRDQDRVLAVLRGVAVNHDGKTSPFTVPSEQAQEEVFRTALSIADVDPEEIGMIEAHGTGTIVGDPIEFRSLAAVYGRGRGRCALGSAKTNFGHAEPAAGMVGLLKAILAVYHGEVPASLHFRRWNPAINPSGTRLFVPTVTTPWPVTGGPRLAAVSSYGVGGTNAHAIVEEPPDSSSPVAPRSSSSSDDSVLTFLLSEGSETALQHSAIRLADWLIRSGATTPLKDIAHTLAVRRSHGPERLAVVARSRDDLVNRLRAYADGTHPRPEGMVNDYVHAEHATGPVWVFSGHGSQWPGMGRDLFATEPVFADTIAALDPLIRAESGFSPEEVLRAGDEVTRIDQVQPLIFVVQVALARTLQSHGIHPAAVVGHSMGEIAAAVIAEALTVEDGIRVICRRSRLCVPIAEARVAAMAVVELDAATVQAEIDHLPDVAVAFFAAPRSTVIGGTRVEVERLVESWTSRDVPAHMINVDVASHCPLIHPVADALTAELSDIRPRQPTIRFYTTVLPDPRQTPTFDAAYWGENMRCPVRAVDATTAIVNDGHQLFQEISPHPVAIHPLILTLQAAGAPEATVVPTTDNRHDQATALRTSIAALHCAGLDMNWRRWHGDGAIADVPPTTWDRRTYLIKLLRNLAPPTDSARSAHTEPTEQRPDTGTDADISAEISQATRDERLKIIRKMIIEILREILSLRARRLSPSAAFSELGLNSLRAVEFRGRIQQIFKVSISLAAIREHPTIAEFSEYIAELL; encoded by the coding sequence GTGTCGAAGCAGAGGAAGAGCGACGATCGACTGCCCCGGGTCTCCCCGGATCTTGCGGACCCGATCCGGCCCGTCCTGGTCGAACAGCTGACCAACAGTGACATCACGGTCACTACAACCGACGACTCCGCCAACGACGCTCCGGTCAAGAAGGCGGATCAGACCATCCGCGCGGATCCGAGTAAGGGTTCGGGTGAACGGACGCGGGATGCTGGGGGAAACACCTCCAGCGCGGTTGCGGTGATTGGGATCGGGTGCCGCCTTCCTGGCGGCGTTGGTTCCGCGGCGTCGCTGTGGGATTTCCTCCGCGACGGTCGTGATGCGGTCACCGATGTGCCATCAGAGCGATGGAGTGAGGCGTCGCGGGAAGCATCGCAGGCAGAGACCGATCGGAACGTGCTGTGGCGTGGCGGGTTTTTGTCGGAGGACGTCGGCGCCTTCGATCCAGAGGCCTTCGGTATCGACCCGACCGAGGCAGAGTTGATCGATCCTCAACATCGGCTGTTGCTGGAGGTCGTGCAGGAGGGGTTCGAGCACGCTGGATTGCCAACCGATGACCTGGTAGGGAGCAGCACTGCTGTGTTCGTCGGCATGTCCAACTTGGACCATATGCTCCACGCACATCAGCTCCCGAGCGGCGGGGGCCCCTACTTTGTGCCCGGTAACCAGGCCGGACCGGCATCCGGTCGGATATCGCACGTCTTCGGTTTGCGCGGTCCCAGCATGACCGTGGACACGTCGTGTTCGACAGGGTTGGCCACCGTGTACCTGGCATGTAACAGCCTTCGGCAGGACGAGTGTGACCTCGCGATCACTGGCGCGGTCAACCTGCTACTCAGCCCCCGAACGTTCCTGGCCTATAACGAGTTGGGAGTGCTATCTCCCACCGGGCGATGCTTCAGCTTTGACGAACGAGCGGACGGCTACGTTCGGGCCGAGGGCTGCGTGGTCCTCGTACTTAAACGTCTCGACGACGCGATGCGTGACCAGGACCGCGTGCTCGCCGTGCTACGGGGGGTGGCGGTCAATCATGACGGGAAGACGTCCCCGTTCACCGTTCCTTCCGAGCAAGCTCAGGAAGAGGTGTTCCGTACCGCCCTGAGTATTGCCGATGTCGACCCGGAAGAAATTGGAATGATCGAAGCGCACGGCACCGGAACCATCGTTGGCGACCCGATCGAGTTCCGTTCGCTGGCCGCCGTCTACGGACGGGGACGAGGCCGGTGTGCATTGGGTTCGGCTAAGACGAACTTCGGCCACGCCGAACCCGCCGCGGGCATGGTGGGGCTACTCAAAGCCATATTGGCGGTGTACCACGGTGAGGTCCCGGCGTCCCTGCATTTCCGACGGTGGAACCCCGCTATCAACCCGTCCGGCACCAGGTTGTTCGTTCCGACCGTAACGACACCATGGCCAGTCACCGGTGGTCCGCGCCTCGCGGCCGTGTCCTCCTACGGTGTGGGCGGGACCAACGCGCATGCCATCGTGGAGGAACCGCCGGATTCCAGCTCCCCGGTCGCGCCGAGGTCGTCCAGCAGCAGCGACGATTCCGTTCTCACGTTCCTGCTGTCGGAAGGATCAGAAACTGCGCTGCAGCATTCCGCGATCAGGCTCGCCGACTGGCTCATCCGCTCCGGCGCGACGACACCCTTGAAAGATATCGCGCACACGCTCGCGGTACGCCGCTCGCACGGCCCCGAGAGACTGGCGGTCGTCGCTCGCTCCCGGGACGATCTCGTCAACCGCCTACGCGCATATGCCGACGGGACACACCCCCGTCCTGAAGGCATGGTCAACGATTATGTCCACGCCGAGCACGCAACGGGACCGGTGTGGGTGTTCAGCGGCCACGGCTCGCAGTGGCCCGGTATGGGGCGAGACCTGTTCGCCACCGAACCCGTGTTTGCCGACACGATCGCGGCGCTCGACCCCCTGATTCGCGCCGAGTCGGGTTTCTCGCCGGAGGAGGTGCTGCGGGCCGGTGACGAGGTGACCCGAATCGACCAGGTACAGCCCTTGATTTTCGTGGTACAGGTCGCTCTGGCGCGCACCCTGCAATCCCACGGCATCCACCCCGCCGCCGTAGTAGGACACTCCATGGGTGAAATCGCCGCCGCCGTGATCGCGGAGGCGTTGACCGTGGAAGACGGCATCCGCGTCATCTGCCGTCGGTCTCGGCTGTGCGTTCCCATCGCCGAAGCCCGCGTTGCGGCGATGGCGGTCGTCGAACTGGATGCGGCCACGGTCCAGGCAGAGATCGACCATCTTCCCGACGTGGCTGTCGCGTTCTTCGCCGCACCCCGGTCCACCGTGATCGGCGGTACTCGAGTCGAAGTCGAACGCCTGGTCGAAAGCTGGACATCCCGCGACGTTCCCGCGCATATGATCAATGTCGATGTCGCCTCGCACTGTCCCCTGATCCATCCAGTCGCCGACGCGTTGACCGCTGAGCTCAGCGATATACGGCCTAGGCAGCCGACGATCCGTTTCTATACCACGGTTCTGCCTGATCCGCGGCAGACACCCACATTCGATGCTGCCTACTGGGGTGAGAACATGCGCTGCCCGGTTCGGGCGGTGGATGCCACGACCGCCATCGTCAACGACGGACACCAGCTTTTCCAGGAGATCTCTCCACATCCGGTGGCAATCCACCCGCTTATTCTGACCCTCCAGGCGGCCGGGGCGCCGGAGGCCACGGTTGTACCGACTACCGATAACAGGCACGATCAGGCCACAGCCCTACGAACGAGCATCGCAGCGCTTCATTGCGCCGGGCTCGACATGAATTGGCGGCGGTGGCACGGCGATGGAGCCATCGCGGACGTGCCGCCTACGACGTGGGACAGACGCACCTATCTGATCAAGCTACTCAGGAACCTGGCGCCCCCGACCGACTCGGCCCGGTCAGCGCATACAGAGCCGACCGAGCAACGTCCGGACACTGGGACGGACGCCGACATCAGCGCCGAGATTTCACAGGCTACCAGAGATGAACGCCTCAAGATCATCAGAAAGATGATCATTGAAATCTTGCGTGAGATCCTCAGCTTGCGAGCGCGTCGACTGAGCCCTAGTGCCGCCTTTTCGGAACTCGGTCTGAACTCCCTACGCGCCGTGGAATTCCGCGGACGAATCCAGCAAATATTCAAGGTCTCCATCTCGCTCGCCGCAATCCGGGAGCATCCCACAATCGCAGAATTCAGTGAGTATATCGCCGAACTGCTGTAA
- a CDS encoding glycosyltransferase 87 family protein — protein sequence MPRTRAAPRLRPALALVGAGVGLAGLLATQCAVLAAPGYLPGRAGVLYPVMLWWALGVATAALLVHAAPRRLAVAMLLGGIVAIHAVAATTGPQLSDDLYRYAWDGRVQAAGIDPYRYGPLAPELARLRDRWLFPDPAGCAAIGRGPHCIRLNYPRAHTIYPPVAQAYFTAVHVLPGPPREHKLQLYASLMSLALVGLMMRMLVARGRDPRHAAFYAFSPLAGLEIGSDAHVDVLGAVLALSALAVLTARSRPLRTGVAGALLGGAVAVKLYPALLLPAAARRRPVTLVGAAAGVVVLSYLPHILAVGTQALGFLPQYLDVEGYGEGSRFLLLAGLLHLDGSAAKAAAATLLAAVTVAVLRTDPQRVPVERAALWLVGAAFLVATPVQPWYGVLLAALAVIAGRLEWLAVAAAAHPVYVSLFTDLPGDAWTLRVYSYAVGGGVVLAATGLRRWTGRRLAVDERAAAPAARSVVEPRPESSPGAGTEGQVRV from the coding sequence ATGCCCAGAACCCGCGCCGCGCCACGCCTCAGGCCCGCCCTGGCCCTGGTCGGGGCGGGTGTCGGGCTCGCGGGTCTGCTCGCGACGCAGTGCGCCGTCCTTGCGGCGCCGGGATACCTGCCTGGCCGGGCAGGGGTGCTCTACCCCGTCATGCTCTGGTGGGCGCTCGGTGTCGCCACGGCCGCGCTGCTGGTACACGCGGCCCCGCGCCGGTTGGCCGTCGCCATGCTGCTCGGCGGAATCGTCGCCATCCACGCCGTAGCGGCCACCACCGGCCCGCAGCTCTCCGACGACCTGTACCGCTACGCCTGGGACGGTCGGGTCCAGGCCGCCGGGATCGACCCCTACCGGTACGGCCCGCTCGCTCCGGAACTGGCCCGGCTGCGCGATCGCTGGCTGTTCCCGGATCCGGCCGGATGCGCGGCGATCGGGCGCGGCCCGCACTGCATCCGGCTGAACTACCCGCGCGCCCACACCATCTACCCGCCGGTGGCGCAGGCGTACTTCACCGCCGTTCATGTCCTGCCGGGGCCGCCACGCGAACACAAACTCCAGCTCTACGCCTCGCTGATGTCCCTGGCGCTGGTCGGGCTGATGATGCGGATGCTGGTGGCGCGAGGCCGCGATCCGCGCCACGCGGCCTTCTATGCGTTCTCGCCGCTCGCCGGCCTGGAGATCGGTTCCGATGCGCACGTCGACGTCCTCGGGGCCGTGCTGGCGCTCAGCGCTCTGGCGGTCCTCACCGCCCGGTCCCGCCCGCTGCGGACGGGGGTCGCCGGGGCGCTGCTCGGCGGCGCGGTAGCGGTGAAGCTGTACCCGGCGTTGCTGCTGCCCGCGGCGGCCCGGCGCCGGCCCGTCACGCTCGTCGGAGCCGCCGCCGGGGTGGTCGTGCTGTCCTACCTGCCGCACATCCTCGCCGTCGGCACACAGGCGCTGGGCTTCCTCCCGCAGTACCTCGACGTCGAGGGCTACGGGGAGGGCAGCCGCTTTCTCCTGCTCGCCGGGCTGCTGCACCTGGACGGATCCGCAGCGAAGGCGGCAGCGGCCACCCTGCTGGCGGCGGTCACGGTCGCCGTGCTGCGGACCGATCCACAGCGGGTTCCCGTCGAACGGGCCGCGCTGTGGCTGGTCGGTGCCGCGTTCCTTGTCGCGACCCCGGTCCAGCCCTGGTACGGGGTGCTGCTGGCGGCGCTCGCCGTCATCGCCGGGCGGCTGGAATGGCTCGCCGTCGCCGCGGCCGCGCACCCCGTCTACGTCTCGCTGTTCACGGATCTGCCCGGTGACGCGTGGACTTTGCGGGTGTATTCCTACGCCGTCGGTGGTGGCGTCGTGCTCGCCGCGACCGGTCTGCGCCGGTGGACCGGCCGACGGCTGGCGGTCGACGAGCGCGCTGCCGCACCCGCGGCCCGATCCGTCGTCGAACCCCGGCCCGAGTCGTCACCGGGCGCAGGGACTGAAGGGCAGGTGAGGGTGTAA
- a CDS encoding ArsR/SmtB family transcription factor translates to MTEYSKIFAALADATRRNMVERLVENDATVGELAKPYGISLQAVSRHLKVLQEAGLIRRPGGGHRSPVRLEEDALGPAAQWIEEFYNSRLRSKNNDITGEIIRTANPAPGEFVVVREFPFPLRQLHRIRTDPELYVQWISPPETQVRIMFWDPRPGGRWRLRFIGDSKVDIYGTFHEYDPGWIVQMFTIGNKTDNLAISSQRAKDVGGDESRMSFKVTTDNLEVWADFRRRCYPETETNASDIHGEVEAEIKEAFGRAASLPESDAA, encoded by the coding sequence ATGACTGAATATTCCAAAATTTTCGCGGCTCTTGCAGACGCGACCCGTCGTAACATGGTCGAGCGACTTGTCGAAAATGACGCCACAGTCGGTGAGCTCGCCAAGCCGTATGGGATAAGCCTCCAGGCGGTCTCCAGGCACCTCAAGGTGCTTCAGGAAGCCGGCTTGATCCGCCGCCCTGGAGGTGGCCACCGCAGCCCGGTACGTCTCGAAGAGGATGCGCTCGGCCCAGCGGCCCAGTGGATCGAGGAATTTTACAACTCTCGCCTCAGATCCAAGAACAACGATATCACCGGAGAGATCATAAGGACAGCTAACCCGGCCCCGGGAGAATTCGTAGTTGTCCGAGAATTCCCGTTCCCCCTAAGGCAGCTGCACCGTATCCGAACGGATCCTGAGCTGTACGTGCAATGGATTTCGCCGCCTGAGACGCAGGTCAGGATCATGTTCTGGGACCCCAGACCTGGTGGACGTTGGCGCCTCCGTTTCATCGGGGACTCGAAGGTCGATATCTACGGCACCTTCCACGAGTACGACCCTGGCTGGATCGTGCAAATGTTTACAATTGGCAATAAAACCGACAATCTCGCAATCTCGAGCCAGCGGGCCAAGGATGTCGGCGGCGACGAAAGCAGGATGTCCTTCAAAGTGACGACCGACAATCTCGAGGTCTGGGCGGACTTCAGACGCCGCTGCTACCCCGAGACCGAAACCAACGCTTCCGATATCCACGGGGAGGTGGAGGCCGAGATCAAGGAAGCCTTCGGCAGAGCTGCAAGCCTGCCCGAAAGCGATGCAGCGTAA
- a CDS encoding 3-oxoacyl-ACP synthase III family protein, with product MNTAILGTGSYVPEKILTSEEMEDRLGLDRGKIFEKTGIRERRVAAPHEATSDLAAHAARQALAAAGMQARDIDLIVLATSTPDQPMPATACHVQASIGATRAFAFDIQAVCTGFIYALKCADSLLAADPDYSTALVIGADTYSRILDYTDYRTSTLFGDGAGAVVLGKVPDGQGLLASTLYSDGRNKDLIQIPGGGSRIPPSHLSIEKHQHYFMMNGREVRRLATEKLAAVVTELCTTVGITLPDVDLIVSHQANGVMLADLAENLGLASGMLHLTVGKYGNTGAASVPITLDDAVRASRLQRDSLLLIVAFGGGATWGGVALRWA from the coding sequence GTGAACACAGCCATTCTGGGAACCGGGTCATACGTCCCAGAAAAAATTTTGACGAGTGAAGAAATGGAAGATCGCCTCGGTCTCGACCGTGGCAAGATCTTCGAGAAGACCGGCATCCGCGAACGCCGTGTGGCAGCACCGCACGAGGCCACCTCGGATCTGGCTGCCCACGCCGCACGACAGGCGCTCGCCGCGGCAGGCATGCAGGCCCGGGACATCGATCTGATCGTGCTTGCCACATCCACACCCGACCAGCCCATGCCCGCCACCGCATGCCACGTTCAAGCATCCATCGGCGCCACTCGAGCGTTCGCCTTCGATATTCAAGCGGTCTGCACCGGCTTCATCTACGCGCTGAAGTGCGCCGACTCCCTACTTGCCGCGGACCCGGATTACTCCACCGCCTTGGTTATTGGCGCCGACACCTATTCGCGCATTCTTGACTACACCGACTACCGCACCTCGACTCTTTTCGGAGACGGTGCTGGCGCGGTCGTCCTCGGCAAGGTACCTGACGGACAAGGCCTGTTGGCGAGCACCCTGTACTCGGACGGGCGCAACAAGGACTTGATCCAGATCCCAGGCGGAGGCAGTCGAATACCTCCGAGCCATCTCAGCATCGAGAAACATCAGCACTACTTCATGATGAACGGCCGGGAGGTTCGTCGCCTGGCAACCGAGAAGTTGGCAGCAGTCGTGACGGAACTGTGCACGACTGTGGGTATAACGCTGCCCGACGTTGATCTCATCGTGTCTCATCAGGCGAACGGCGTGATGCTGGCCGACCTGGCTGAGAACCTGGGGCTCGCCTCGGGAATGTTGCATCTCACCGTCGGCAAGTACGGCAACACCGGTGCCGCTTCCGTGCCGATCACACTGGATGACGCTGTACGGGCCAGTCGGCTCCAGCGGGACTCCCTGCTCCTTATCGTGGCTTTCGGCGGCGGCGCGACGTGGGGTGGAGTCGCCTTGCGCTGGGCGTAG
- a CDS encoding ArsR/SmtB family transcription factor: protein MDEFSRIFAALADATRRNMVERLVKNDATVGELAEPYEISLQAVSRHLKVLQEAGLIRRPGGCHRSPVRLEEDALGPAARWIQEFYSSRLRFKDDDIAGNLTGVANPEKLIAVREKEALTALETALETALETVFGRAASLPEKAL from the coding sequence ATGGATGAATTTTCTAGAATTTTCGCGGCCCTTGCAGACGCGACCCGTCGCAACATGGTCGAGCGACTTGTCAAAAATGACGCCACAGTAGGTGAGCTTGCCGAGCCGTATGAGATAAGTCTCCAGGCGGTCTCCAGGCACCTCAAGGTGCTTCAGGAAGCCGGCTTGATCCGCCGTCCTGGAGGTTGCCACCGCAGCCCGGTGCGTCTCGAAGAGGATGCGCTCGGCCCAGCGGCCCGATGGATCCAGGAATTTTACAGCTCTCGCCTCAGATTCAAGGACGACGATATCGCCGGAAATCTCACAGGGGTAGCTAACCCGGAGAAATTAATAGCTGTCCGGGAAAAGGAGGCGCTGACCGCGCTGGAGACCGCGCTGGAGACCGCGCTGGAGACCGTCTTCGGCAGAGCTGCAAGCCTGCCCGAAAAAGCCCTATAG